The following are encoded together in the Dehalococcoidia bacterium genome:
- a CDS encoding VOC family protein gives MSGEISPERFHESGGAEDWRVVGDGACAFFRTASFAAGARFVQAICDLEGVADQKPDIDLRYDGVTVRLVTSNESYYGLTERDLEMARRISALARQLGLAADPSAVQSILIVPGARSAAEVMPFWQAILGYERRPDSPGEDLVDPRRRGPALWFEDMREPRADGGGAVHVAVWVPYEQAGPRLAAALAAGGRMVRDTFAPAWWTLADAAGNEVDISTTKGRA, from the coding sequence TCGTCGGCGATGGCGCCTGCGCTTTCTTCCGCACGGCGTCGTTCGCGGCCGGCGCCCGGTTCGTGCAGGCCATCTGCGACCTCGAAGGGGTCGCAGACCAGAAGCCAGACATCGACCTGCGGTACGACGGCGTCACAGTGCGCCTGGTCACCAGCAACGAGAGCTATTACGGCCTGACCGAGCGCGACCTCGAGATGGCGCGGCGCATCTCGGCGCTGGCGAGGCAGCTCGGCCTCGCAGCCGACCCGTCCGCCGTGCAGAGCATCCTCATCGTCCCGGGCGCGCGCTCGGCGGCCGAGGTCATGCCGTTCTGGCAGGCCATCCTCGGCTACGAGCGCCGCCCGGACTCACCCGGGGAGGACCTTGTGGACCCCCGCAGGCGAGGGCCGGCGCTCTGGTTCGAGGACATGAGGGAGCCCCGGGCGGACGGCGGCGGCGCCGTGCACGTCGCCGTCTGGGTCCCCTACGAGCAGGCCGGACCGCGCCTCGCGGCGGCCCTCGCGGCCGGTGGCCGCATGGTGCGCGACACCTTCGCCCCGGCCTGGTGGACGCTGGCCGACGCCGCCGGCAACGAAGTCGACATCTCGACGACTAAAGGCCGCGCCTGA